A DNA window from Actinokineospora baliensis contains the following coding sequences:
- a CDS encoding TAXI family TRAP transporter solute-binding subunit: MALSRRGFLLGALAVAGCSYSSPTGRVRIAAGEPGGFYVEFARLLAGEMRAVEPEWQVEVVETLGSVMNLSRVAAGEAELGLTLADALAAARSGSEPFTAPIDLTALGRVYENYMQLVVRADSPIRTLPDLSGHHVSLGASGSGAALFGGRLIEAAEVRVIIDHHPLADAVAALRENRVQALLWSGGLPTPALSELDNAIGIRLLDLASYIAPLRSHYGPVYDHVTIPGNTYRDPTPITTIGVPNLLIPSPGLSSPTIATTVRVLVDRATTLVPQQALGTQYLDVRSLIDTAPAPLHPAAAQMYRDLRG; this comes from the coding sequence ATGGCTCTATCACGGCGCGGGTTCTTACTCGGCGCGTTGGCAGTGGCCGGGTGCTCGTACAGCAGCCCGACCGGGCGGGTGCGGATCGCGGCCGGAGAGCCGGGCGGGTTCTACGTCGAGTTCGCGCGGTTGTTGGCCGGGGAGATGCGCGCGGTTGAGCCTGAGTGGCAGGTGGAGGTGGTGGAGACGTTGGGGAGCGTCATGAACCTCTCGCGGGTGGCGGCGGGTGAGGCGGAGCTCGGTTTGACGTTGGCGGATGCCTTGGCCGCGGCGCGATCCGGCAGCGAGCCCTTCACCGCGCCTATAGACCTGACCGCGCTTGGGCGGGTCTATGAGAACTACATGCAACTCGTCGTCCGCGCCGACAGCCCCATCCGCACCCTGCCGGACCTGTCAGGTCACCATGTCTCCCTAGGGGCGTCTGGTTCCGGCGCAGCCCTCTTCGGCGGCAGGCTCATAGAGGCTGCAGAAGTCCGGGTCATCATCGACCACCACCCCCTCGCGGACGCTGTCGCCGCACTACGCGAGAACCGCGTCCAAGCCCTCCTCTGGTCCGGCGGCCTACCCACCCCCGCGCTGTCGGAGTTGGACAACGCCATCGGCATCCGCCTCCTAGACCTCGCCTCTTACATCGCCCCGCTCCGCAGCCACTACGGCCCCGTCTACGACCACGTCACCATCCCCGGCAACACCTACCGAGACCCCACCCCCATCACGACCATCGGCGTCCCCAACCTCCTCATCCCCTCCCCCGGCTTGTCGTCGCCCACCATCGCCACCACAGTCCGCGTCCTGGTCGACCGAGCCACCACCCTCGTCCCCCAACAAGCCCTAGGCACCCAATACCTCGACGTCCGCTCCCTCATCGACACCGCCCCAGCCCCCCTCCACCCCGCCGCCGCCCAGATGTACCGAGACCTCCGCGGCTGA
- a CDS encoding response regulator transcription factor, whose amino-acid sequence MRVLLVEDDDGVAAAVHDVLTTHGHPVERVTRGADALIRHRDADVVLLDLGLPDIPGLEVLRKLRKLASTPVVVMTAHGDERTVVRGLRLGADDYLVKPVRLIELLARIEAVTRRALAAEGVRPAVVEIDDVAVDLNARRVTVAGEAVGLTNLEFEVLAALARHPGTAVSRQQLLDEVWGDAYLAVSRSLDVHLAALRAKLGRPELVRTIRGFGFRLGD is encoded by the coding sequence ATGCGCGTGCTGCTGGTCGAGGACGACGACGGGGTGGCGGCGGCCGTGCACGACGTGCTGACCACCCACGGGCACCCCGTCGAGCGGGTCACCCGGGGCGCCGACGCGCTGATCCGGCACCGCGACGCCGACGTGGTGCTGCTCGACCTGGGGCTGCCGGACATCCCCGGCCTGGAGGTGCTGCGCAAGCTCCGCAAGCTCGCCTCGACCCCGGTGGTGGTGATGACCGCGCACGGCGACGAGCGCACGGTGGTGCGCGGGCTGCGGCTGGGCGCCGACGACTACCTGGTCAAGCCGGTGCGGCTGATCGAGCTGCTGGCCAGGATCGAGGCGGTGACCAGGCGGGCGCTGGCGGCCGAGGGCGTGCGTCCCGCGGTGGTGGAGATCGACGACGTCGCGGTGGACCTCAACGCCAGGCGGGTCACGGTGGCTGGCGAGGCGGTCGGCCTGACCAACCTGGAGTTCGAGGTGCTCGCCGCGCTGGCCAGGCACCCGGGGACCGCGGTGAGCAGGCAGCAACTGCTCGACGAGGTGTGGGGCGACGCGTACCTGGCGGTGTCGCGGTCGCTGGACGTGCACCTGGCGGCGCTGCGGGCGAAGCTGGGGCGGCCGGAGCTGGTGCGCACCATCCGTGGCTTCGGCTTCCGCCTGGGCGACTGA
- a CDS encoding MFS transporter, translated as MAVKERADRRVVANIAKGSIGNLIEWYDWYAYTAFSIYFAATFFPKGDQTAQWLNTAAVFAVGFLMRPIGGWLLGRFADRFGRRRALTLSVTLMAFGSLMIALTPGYASIGVAAPVVLVLARLLQGLSVGGEYATSATYLSEMAASGRRGFFSSFQYVTLTAGQLTALALQIVLQNVLTPAQMDSWGWRIAFAVGALGALVVMYLRRTMDESPSFEAERSNETRGTLKALLKHPRSLLLVVGLTLGGTVAFYTYTTYLQKFMVNTSHIDKATVAWINFLALVVFVVLQPIAGALSDRIGRRPLLLGFGVLGTLLTVPLLTALAKTNSAVPAFLLMVGALVIVTGYTSINAVVKAELFPTRVRALGVGLPYALTVAIFGGTAEYVALWLKQAGHESVFFYYVAGCVLVSLVVYAVMGETSTDSPLEDRD; from the coding sequence ATGGCAGTCAAGGAGCGGGCCGATCGGCGAGTGGTGGCCAACATCGCCAAGGGGTCCATCGGCAATCTGATCGAGTGGTACGACTGGTACGCCTACACGGCGTTCTCCATCTACTTCGCGGCGACGTTCTTCCCCAAGGGCGACCAGACCGCGCAGTGGCTGAACACGGCGGCAGTGTTCGCGGTGGGGTTCTTGATGCGGCCGATCGGGGGGTGGCTGCTGGGGCGGTTCGCCGACAGGTTCGGCCGCCGGAGGGCGTTGACGTTGTCGGTGACGTTGATGGCCTTCGGGTCGTTGATGATCGCTCTTACCCCCGGGTACGCGTCTATAGGCGTGGCGGCACCGGTGGTGCTGGTGTTGGCACGGCTACTCCAAGGGCTGTCTGTCGGCGGCGAGTACGCGACCTCGGCGACCTACCTCTCGGAGATGGCCGCGAGTGGTCGGCGCGGGTTCTTCTCCAGCTTCCAGTACGTCACGCTCACTGCGGGTCAGCTCACCGCGTTGGCGCTGCAGATCGTGCTGCAGAACGTGTTGACGCCCGCGCAGATGGACTCCTGGGGTTGGCGGATCGCGTTCGCGGTCGGGGCGCTCGGGGCTCTTGTCGTCATGTACCTGCGGCGCACGATGGACGAGTCCCCCAGCTTCGAGGCCGAGCGGTCCAACGAGACTCGGGGAACGCTTAAGGCGCTCCTGAAGCACCCCCGATCGCTGCTGCTGGTGGTCGGCCTGACGCTGGGCGGCACGGTCGCCTTCTACACGTACACGACCTACCTGCAGAAGTTCATGGTGAACACCAGTCACATCGACAAGGCCACGGTCGCCTGGATCAACTTCTTGGCGTTGGTGGTGTTTGTGGTGCTGCAGCCGATCGCCGGGGCGCTGTCGGACCGGATCGGTCGTAGGCCGCTGCTGCTGGGCTTCGGCGTGCTGGGGACGCTGTTGACGGTGCCTCTGCTGACCGCCCTGGCCAAGACCAACTCGGCCGTGCCCGCGTTCTTGCTGATGGTGGGCGCTCTCGTCATCGTCACCGGGTACACGTCCATCAACGCGGTGGTGAAGGCGGAACTGTTCCCCACGCGGGTCCGCGCCCTCGGTGTTGGCCTGCCCTACGCGCTCACCGTGGCGATCTTCGGCGGAACGGCTGAATACGTCGCCCTGTGGCTCAAGCAAGCCGGGCACGAGTCGGTGTTCTTCTACTATGTGGCGGGATGTGTGTTGGTTTCCCTCGTGGTCTACGCGGTGATGGGGGAAACGTCCACCGACTCGCCGCTCGAGGACCGGGACTGA
- a CDS encoding sensor histidine kinase — translation MRGRLLLVLLGLSLAALAGFAGPLLHSTSAERTQRFALSRTADLDRFAELASVGGDRLVAEVRAHVELYGDAVVVIDARRTPVLETGMRADEPAVRAALDAALRNQPAAAAPAVLPWSSGAVLFARPIGSGTRVTGAVALRSTVDQAAADVGTRWAIALTGVVSAALAFVALALLLARWVLRPVAELERGVRAVGGGSPGAHVSPVLGPPELRGLAESFNRMSDAVADSAHRQRALVADTSHQLRNPLAALRLRMDSLAGRVSSAAEPAYASMVAELDRLESLLDSMLLLASADTAATELAVGSDARCDAGVVVRERVDAWASAADRAGVAVVEDIAAVAVGCSESDLAQVVDVLLDNAIKYAPGGTVRVSVRDPGVVAVTDDGPGVAAEDLPKLTDRFWRAPGSAPGSGLGLAIADRLVTAYGGEMRIAVAEPHGLAVTVSLPGGA, via the coding sequence GTGCGCGGGCGCCTGCTGCTGGTGCTGCTGGGGTTGTCGCTGGCGGCGCTGGCCGGGTTCGCCGGTCCGCTGCTGCACAGCACCTCCGCCGAGCGGACCCAGCGGTTCGCGCTCAGCCGCACCGCCGACCTGGACCGGTTCGCCGAACTGGCCTCGGTCGGCGGTGACCGGCTGGTCGCCGAGGTCCGCGCGCACGTCGAGCTCTACGGCGACGCCGTCGTGGTGATCGACGCGCGCCGAACGCCGGTGTTGGAGACCGGTATGCGCGCCGACGAACCCGCGGTGCGGGCGGCGCTGGACGCGGCGCTGCGCAACCAGCCCGCGGCCGCAGCACCGGCCGTGCTGCCGTGGTCGTCGGGGGCGGTGCTGTTCGCCAGGCCTATAGGCAGCGGCACCAGGGTCACCGGAGCGGTCGCGTTGCGGTCCACTGTGGACCAGGCGGCGGCGGACGTGGGGACGCGGTGGGCGATCGCGCTGACCGGGGTGGTGAGCGCGGCGCTGGCGTTCGTGGCGCTGGCGCTGCTGCTGGCCAGGTGGGTGCTGCGGCCGGTGGCGGAACTGGAGCGGGGGGTGCGCGCGGTCGGCGGCGGGTCGCCGGGGGCGCACGTGTCACCGGTGCTGGGGCCGCCGGAGCTGCGCGGGTTGGCCGAGTCGTTCAACCGCATGTCCGACGCGGTGGCGGACTCGGCGCACCGGCAGCGGGCGCTGGTGGCCGATACCTCCCACCAGCTGCGCAACCCGCTGGCGGCGCTGCGGCTGCGGATGGACTCCCTGGCGGGCAGGGTGTCGTCGGCGGCGGAACCGGCGTACGCGTCGATGGTCGCCGAGCTGGACCGGTTGGAGTCGCTGCTGGACTCGATGCTGCTGCTGGCTTCGGCGGACACGGCGGCGACAGAGTTGGCGGTGGGGTCGGACGCGCGGTGCGACGCGGGGGTTGTGGTCCGCGAGCGGGTCGACGCGTGGGCGTCAGCCGCCGACCGGGCTGGGGTGGCGGTGGTCGAGGACATCGCAGCGGTTGCGGTGGGCTGCTCGGAGTCGGACCTCGCGCAGGTGGTGGACGTCTTGCTGGACAACGCCATCAAGTACGCCCCCGGCGGGACCGTCCGCGTGTCGGTGCGGGATCCGGGGGTGGTCGCGGTGACCGACGACGGTCCGGGGGTCGCCGCGGAGGACCTGCCGAAGCTGACGGACCGGTTCTGGCGCGCGCCAGGGTCGGCGCCGGGCTCGGGTCTTGGGCTGGCCATCGCTGATCGTCTGGTGACCGCGTATGGCGGCGAGATGCGAATCGCCGTCGCGGAGCCGCACGGGTTGGCAGTGACCGTCTCGCTTCCTGGGGGTGCGTGA